A window of the Pogona vitticeps strain Pit_001003342236 chromosome 4, PviZW2.1, whole genome shotgun sequence genome harbors these coding sequences:
- the LOC144588961 gene encoding uncharacterized protein LOC144588961, giving the protein MDSTEGETVQKVSPNGTSEGNSLKVGEVEGTDEGARALPLLWFLSSPPSTSISALRLPGDLTRPGWEAKPPPSDVPIVTSVSARNVEIPARREPADRSGSRRAAKRVPKKTPEVIKHKI; this is encoded by the exons atggATAGTACAGAAGGAGAAACGGTGCAGAAAGTTTCCCCGAATGGGACTTCCGAGGGCAACTCTTTGAAAGTCGGAGAGGTGGAGGGAACGGACGAAGGAGCCAGAGCTCTACCGTTACTTTGGTTTCTGTCAAGTCCGCCGTCAACCTCGATCTCCGCTCTCCGACTCCCCGGAGACTTGACCCGTCCTGGGTGGGAGGCAAAACCGCCGCCTTCCGACGTGCCGATCGTGACTTCGGTGTCCGCCCGCAACGTGGAGATTCCAGCGCGGCGAGAGCCGGCAGACCGGAGCGGGTCCCGGAGGGCAGCGAAGCGG GTCCCAAAGAAAACACCTGAAGTGATCAAGCACAAG atCTAG
- the LOC110076788 gene encoding P2Y purinoceptor 1-like: MDLGKEATNGQVINSSLATTLDIEVLCPVNTDFTQWFLPCFYLVVSLLGLLGNGLGLWNLCTTSWKRNWNALGVLMCNLGVADLLYVVTLPFLVSYYLQGRVWLFGQVWCRLTRLLFHVNLYASIGFLMSISVHRYLGIVHPLRMLGRCQELGPSISLSILVWIWVIIQLSPDFNFSKMDPTGMRCHDTTGHENLGTYQPYILTVTVTGFVIPFLIIIGCYCHVVLVLRRNKNVDPILRRRSITLVALVMVFFSVCFLPYHIFRNLNLLSRQWQLQGSCSQTLKNIYTSYQVTRGLASLNSALNPLLYLMASEDLVMRLRAFGQTAIQALRSFGKHQAQQHSDRNKLSIMLSEECEEVSNDL, from the coding sequence atggacCTCGGGAAGGAAGCCACCAATGGCCAGGTCATCAACTCCAGCCTGGCCACCACCTTGGACATTGAGGTCTTGTGCCCTGTGAATACAGATTTCACCCAGTGGTTCCTGCCCTGTTTTTACCTGGTGGTGTCCCTTCTGGGCCTTTTGGGCAATGGGCTGGGTTTGTGGAACTTGTGCACCACCTCTTGGAAGAGAAACTGGAACGCCCTTGGTGTCCTGATGTGCAACCTAGGGGTGGCTGATCTGCTATATGTGGTCACTCTGCCCTTTCTGGTATCCTACTATCTCCAGGGTCGGGTGTGGCTGTTTGGCCAAGTCTGGTGCAGGCTGACCCGGCTTCTCTTCCATGTCAACCTTTATGCCAGTATTGGCTTTCTGATGAGCATCAGTGTGCATCGGTACTTGGGCATCGTTCACCCACTGAGAATGCTGGGCCGATGCCAGGAACTTGGTCCTTCAATCTCCCTTAGCATCTTGGTGTGGATATGGGTCATCATTCAGCTGTCTCCTGATTTCAACTTCAGCAAGATGGACCCAACAGGCATGAGATGCCACGACACCACGGGACATGAGAACCTGGGCACTTACCAGCCGTATATCTTGACCGTAACAGTGACCGGCTTTGTCATCCCTTTTCTTATCATCATTGGATGCTACTGCCATGTGGTCTTGGTCCTCAGGAGGAACAAAAATGTGGATCCCATCCTCAGACGCAGGAGCATCACCTTGGTGGCACTGGTGATGGTGTTTTTCTCTGTCTGTTTCCTCCCCTACCACATCTTTAGGAACCTTAACTTGCTCTCCAGGCAATGGCAACTTCAGGGCTCTTGCTCTCAGACTCTGAAGAATATCTACACCTCCTATCAAGTGACACGAGGCTTGGCCAGCCTCAACAGTGCCTTGAACCCCTTGCTGTACCTGATGGCCAGTGAGGACCTTGTGATGCGACTGAGGGCTTTTGGTCAGACTGCAATCCAGGCTCTGAGGTCCTTTGGGAAACACCAAGCCCAGCAGCATTCAGACAGAAACAAATTGAGCATTATGCTCAGTGAGGAATGTGAGGAGGTATCTAATGACCTCTGA